A section of the Callospermophilus lateralis isolate mCalLat2 chromosome 14, mCalLat2.hap1, whole genome shotgun sequence genome encodes:
- the Rev1 gene encoding DNA repair protein REV1 isoform X4 — protein sequence MWENQDSAQTNGIDSVLSKAEIASCSYEARQVGIKNGMFFGHAKQLCPNLQAVPYDFNAYKEVARTMYETLASYTHNIEAVSCDEALVDITEILVETKLSPDEFANAIRMEIKDKTKCAASVGIGSNILLARMATRKAKPDGQYHLKPEEVDDFIRGQLVINLPGVGRSMESKLTSLGIKTCGDLQYMTMAKLQREFGPKTGQMLYRFCRGLDDRPVRTEKERKSISAEINYGIRFTQPKEAEAFLLNLSEEIQRRLEAASMKGKRLTLKIMVRKPGAPVETAKFGGHGICDNIARTVTLDHATDSAKIIGKATLNMFHTMKLNISDMRGVGIHVNQLIPTNPNHSTCSSRLSVQPSHFPGGSHSVRDLFQVQKAKKSTEEEHREVFLTAVDLEISPASRSCTFLPSFNTHLPASVSPDTNKGESSRKWNGLHSPVSVQSRLNLSIEVPSPSQLDQSVLEALPPDIREQIEQVCAVQQGEPRGDKKKEPVNGCNSGVLAQPVGTVLLQIPEPQESNSDTGINVIALPAFSQVDPEVFAALPAELQKELKAAYEQRQRQGEDTSYQQPASASVPKNPLLQLKPTTVKEKKTKKKNPMSPKKKIQSPLKNKLLSSPAKSLPGACGSPQKLMDGFLKHEGSVAEKPLEEIAASSSGVPGLSSLQPDLASCVRPAAPNLAGAVEFSDVKTLLKEWITTISDPMEEDILQVVKYCTDLIEEKDLEKLDLVIKYMKRLMQQSVESVWNMAFDFILDNVQVVLQQTYGSTLKVT from the exons ATGTGGGAGAATCAAGATTCTGCACAAACAAATGGAATTGATTCTGTTTTGTCAAAGGCTGAAATTGCTTCTTGTAGTTATGAAGCCAG ACAAGTTGGCATTAAGAATGGAATGTTTTTTGGGCACGCTAAACAGCTTTGTCCCAATCTTCAAGCTGTTCCATATGATTTTAATGCTTACAAAGAAGTTGCACGAACAATGTATGAAACATTGGCAAG CTACACTCACAATATCGAAGCTGTCAGTTGTGATGAAGCACTGGTAGACATCACTGAAATCCTTGTAGAGACCAAACTCAGTCCTGATGAATTTGCAAATGCCATCCGTATGGAAATCAAAGACAAGACTAAATGTGCTGCTTCTGTTGGAATTG GTTCTAATATTCTCCTGGCTAGAATGGCAACTAGAAAAGCAAAACCAGATGGGCAGTACCACCTAAAACCTGAAGAAGTAGATGATTTTATCAGAGGTCAGCTAGTTATTAATCTCCCAg GAGTTGGACGTTCAATGGAATCTAAGTTGACATCTTTGGGAATTAAAACTTGTGGAGACTTACAGTATATGACCATGGCAAAACTCCAAAGAGAATTTGGTCCCAAAACAGGTCAAATGCTTTACAGGTTCTGCCGTGGTTTGGATGATAGACCAGTTCGaactgaaaaggaaagaaaatctatTTCAGCTGAGATCAACTATGGAATAAGATTTACTCAG CCAAAAGAGGCAGAAGCTTTCCTTCTGAATCTTTCAGAAGAAATTCAAAGGCGACTTGAAGCTGCTAGCATGAAGGGCAAACGTTTGACTCTCAAAATCATGGTACGAAAGCCAGGTGCCCCTGTAGAAACTGCAAAATTTGGAGGCCATGGAATTTGTGATAATATTGCCAG GACTGTAACTCTTGACCATGCAACAGACAGtgcaaaaataattggaaaggctACGTTGAACATGTTTCATACAATGAAACTAAATATATCAGATATGAGAGGG GTTGGGATTCATGTGAATCAGCTGATTCCTACTAATCCAAACCATTCCACATGTTCCAGTCGCCTTTCAGTTCAGCCAAGCCATTTTCCTGGTGGGTCACATTCTGTCCGTGACCTCTTCCAAGTTCAGAAAGCTAAGAAGTCCACAGAAGAGGAGCACAGGGAAG TGTTTCTGACGGCTGTGGATCTGGAAATATCACCTGCCTCTCGAAGTTGTACTTTCTTACCATCCTTTAATACACATCTGCCAGCTAGTGTGAGTCCTGACACTAACAAGGGAGAGTCTTCAAGGAAATGGAATGGTCTGCATTCTCCCGTCAGTGTGCAGTCAAGACTTAACCTGAGTATAGAGGTCCCGTCACCTTCCCAG CTTGATCAGTCTGTTCTAGAAGCACTTCCACCTGATATCCGGGAACAGATAGAACAAGTTTGTGCTGTTCAGCAGGGAGAGCCACGTGGTGACAAAAAGAAAGAACCAGTAAATGGCTGTAATTCGGGAGTTTTAGCACAACCAGTTGGGACAGTATTGTTGCAAATACCAGAACCTCAAGAATCTAATAGTGACACAGGAATAAATGTTATAGCCCTTCCAGCATTTTCACAG GTGGACCCTGAGGTTTTTGCTGCCCTTCCTGCTGAGCTTCAAAAGGAGCTGAAAGCAGCATATGAGCAAAGACAAAGGCAGGGAGAAGACACTAGTTACCAGCAGCCAGCCAGTGCATCTG TGCCAAAGAATCCTTTACTTCAGCTAAAGCCAACAAcagtgaaagaaaagaaaaccaagaaaaaaaaCCCCATGAGTCCCAAGAAAAAGATTCAGAGCCCTCTGAAAAACAAACTGCTTAGCAGTCCTGCAAAATCCCTGCCAGGGGCCTGTGGGAGTCCCCAGAAGTTAATGGATGGGTTCCTAAAACATGAAGGATCTGTTGCTGAGAAACCCCTG GAAGAAATTGCTGCTTCCTCCTCAGGAGTGCCAGGCCTTTCCAGTTTGCAGCCTGACCTGGCCAGCTGTGTTAGGCCTGCAGCACCCAATCTAGCTGGAGCTGTTGAGTTCAGTGATGTAAAGACCTTGCTCAAAGAATGGATAACTACCATTTCAG ATCCAATGGAAGAAGACATACTGCAAGTTGTGAAATACTGTACTGATCTTATAGAGGAAAAAGATTTGGAAAAACTGGACTTGGTTATAAAATACATGAAAAG GTTGATGCAGCAATCGGTGGAATCGGTTTGGAATATGGCATTTGACTTTATTCTTGACAATGTTCAGGTGGTTTTACAACAAACTTATGGAAGCACATTAAAAGTTACATAA
- the Rev1 gene encoding DNA repair protein REV1 isoform X5, protein MFFGHAKQLCPNLQAVPYDFNAYKEVARTMYETLASYTHNIEAVSCDEALVDITEILVETKLSPDEFANAIRMEIKDKTKCAASVGIGSNILLARMATRKAKPDGQYHLKPEEVDDFIRGQLVINLPGVGRSMESKLTSLGIKTCGDLQYMTMAKLQREFGPKTGQMLYRFCRGLDDRPVRTEKERKSISAEINYGIRFTQPKEAEAFLLNLSEEIQRRLEAASMKGKRLTLKIMVRKPGAPVETAKFGGHGICDNIARTVTLDHATDSAKIIGKATLNMFHTMKLNISDMRGVGIHVNQLIPTNPNHSTCSSRLSVQPSHFPGGSHSVRDLFQVQKAKKSTEEEHREVFLTAVDLEISPASRSCTFLPSFNTHLPASVSPDTNKGESSRKWNGLHSPVSVQSRLNLSIEVPSPSQLDQSVLEALPPDIREQIEQVCAVQQGEPRGDKKKEPVNGCNSGVLAQPVGTVLLQIPEPQESNSDTGINVIALPAFSQVDPEVFAALPAELQKELKAAYEQRQRQGEDTSYQQPASASVPKNPLLQLKPTTVKEKKTKKKNPMSPKKKIQSPLKNKLLSSPAKSLPGACGSPQKLMDGFLKHEGSVAEKPLEEIAASSSGVPGLSSLQPDLASCVRPAAPNLAGAVEFSDVKTLLKEWITTISDPMEEDILQVVKYCTDLIEEKDLEKLDLVIKYMKRLMQQSVESVWNMAFDFILDNVQVVLQQTYGSTLKVT, encoded by the exons ATGTTTTTTGGGCACGCTAAACAGCTTTGTCCCAATCTTCAAGCTGTTCCATATGATTTTAATGCTTACAAAGAAGTTGCACGAACAATGTATGAAACATTGGCAAG CTACACTCACAATATCGAAGCTGTCAGTTGTGATGAAGCACTGGTAGACATCACTGAAATCCTTGTAGAGACCAAACTCAGTCCTGATGAATTTGCAAATGCCATCCGTATGGAAATCAAAGACAAGACTAAATGTGCTGCTTCTGTTGGAATTG GTTCTAATATTCTCCTGGCTAGAATGGCAACTAGAAAAGCAAAACCAGATGGGCAGTACCACCTAAAACCTGAAGAAGTAGATGATTTTATCAGAGGTCAGCTAGTTATTAATCTCCCAg GAGTTGGACGTTCAATGGAATCTAAGTTGACATCTTTGGGAATTAAAACTTGTGGAGACTTACAGTATATGACCATGGCAAAACTCCAAAGAGAATTTGGTCCCAAAACAGGTCAAATGCTTTACAGGTTCTGCCGTGGTTTGGATGATAGACCAGTTCGaactgaaaaggaaagaaaatctatTTCAGCTGAGATCAACTATGGAATAAGATTTACTCAG CCAAAAGAGGCAGAAGCTTTCCTTCTGAATCTTTCAGAAGAAATTCAAAGGCGACTTGAAGCTGCTAGCATGAAGGGCAAACGTTTGACTCTCAAAATCATGGTACGAAAGCCAGGTGCCCCTGTAGAAACTGCAAAATTTGGAGGCCATGGAATTTGTGATAATATTGCCAG GACTGTAACTCTTGACCATGCAACAGACAGtgcaaaaataattggaaaggctACGTTGAACATGTTTCATACAATGAAACTAAATATATCAGATATGAGAGGG GTTGGGATTCATGTGAATCAGCTGATTCCTACTAATCCAAACCATTCCACATGTTCCAGTCGCCTTTCAGTTCAGCCAAGCCATTTTCCTGGTGGGTCACATTCTGTCCGTGACCTCTTCCAAGTTCAGAAAGCTAAGAAGTCCACAGAAGAGGAGCACAGGGAAG TGTTTCTGACGGCTGTGGATCTGGAAATATCACCTGCCTCTCGAAGTTGTACTTTCTTACCATCCTTTAATACACATCTGCCAGCTAGTGTGAGTCCTGACACTAACAAGGGAGAGTCTTCAAGGAAATGGAATGGTCTGCATTCTCCCGTCAGTGTGCAGTCAAGACTTAACCTGAGTATAGAGGTCCCGTCACCTTCCCAG CTTGATCAGTCTGTTCTAGAAGCACTTCCACCTGATATCCGGGAACAGATAGAACAAGTTTGTGCTGTTCAGCAGGGAGAGCCACGTGGTGACAAAAAGAAAGAACCAGTAAATGGCTGTAATTCGGGAGTTTTAGCACAACCAGTTGGGACAGTATTGTTGCAAATACCAGAACCTCAAGAATCTAATAGTGACACAGGAATAAATGTTATAGCCCTTCCAGCATTTTCACAG GTGGACCCTGAGGTTTTTGCTGCCCTTCCTGCTGAGCTTCAAAAGGAGCTGAAAGCAGCATATGAGCAAAGACAAAGGCAGGGAGAAGACACTAGTTACCAGCAGCCAGCCAGTGCATCTG TGCCAAAGAATCCTTTACTTCAGCTAAAGCCAACAAcagtgaaagaaaagaaaaccaagaaaaaaaaCCCCATGAGTCCCAAGAAAAAGATTCAGAGCCCTCTGAAAAACAAACTGCTTAGCAGTCCTGCAAAATCCCTGCCAGGGGCCTGTGGGAGTCCCCAGAAGTTAATGGATGGGTTCCTAAAACATGAAGGATCTGTTGCTGAGAAACCCCTG GAAGAAATTGCTGCTTCCTCCTCAGGAGTGCCAGGCCTTTCCAGTTTGCAGCCTGACCTGGCCAGCTGTGTTAGGCCTGCAGCACCCAATCTAGCTGGAGCTGTTGAGTTCAGTGATGTAAAGACCTTGCTCAAAGAATGGATAACTACCATTTCAG ATCCAATGGAAGAAGACATACTGCAAGTTGTGAAATACTGTACTGATCTTATAGAGGAAAAAGATTTGGAAAAACTGGACTTGGTTATAAAATACATGAAAAG GTTGATGCAGCAATCGGTGGAATCGGTTTGGAATATGGCATTTGACTTTATTCTTGACAATGTTCAGGTGGTTTTACAACAAACTTATGGAAGCACATTAAAAGTTACATAA